GACCCCGAAACGAGAACACGTTACAGTGGATGCCATCGCCTGGGACGCCCCCGACGCCGACCACCCGGCCCGCCGCGCCGCCCGCGCCTCCATGACCGCCGTCGCCGAGGGCCGCAAGGCCGACTGGCTGGCCCTGTTCGCCCCGGACGCCCTCATCGAGGACCCCGTCGGCCCGTCCTTCCTCGACCCGGAGGGCGCGGGCCACCGGGGCCCGGAGGGCATCGAGAACTTCTGGAACTCCTTCATCTCCACGATCGCCGGCTTCCGCTTCCGCGTGGCCGACTCCTTCGCGGGCGGCCCCTGCTGCGCCAACGTCGCGACGATCACCACCACGACGCCCGACGGCGCCACGATGACCATCGACTGCGTCCTCGTCTACACGGTGGACGAGGACGGCAGGATCACGTCCCTGCGCGCCCACTGGGAACCCGACCGCGCCATGGCCACCCTCACCACGCCCTAGAGGCTCCGGCCCCTCCCGGACGATCCGCGGCGATCAGCGGCGCCCTCCGGACCACCGCCGCGGCCAGGACCGTTGACATGTCCGGCGACTCCCGGGTAGAAAACCACTTGGTTATAGAACCAGGAGGTTTTCTAGTGGGCACCGGCACTCTCGACACGACGTTCGCCGCGCTGGCCGACCCGACCAGACGGGCGATCTTGACCCGCCTCACCCAGGGCGACGCGTCGGTGGGCGAGTTGACGGCTCCGTTCGCGATGAGCCAGCCCGCCGTGTCCAAACACCTGCGCGTGCTCGAACGCGCCGGGCTCGTCTCGCGCGGCCGGGACGCGCAGCGGCGGCCGTGCCGGCTCGAGGCGCGGCCCCTGCGGGAGGCACTGGACTGGCTCGCCGACTTCCGCGAGTACTGGGAGGAGAGCTACCAGCGGCTCGACGAGCTGCTCGCGAGGCTCGAAGAGCGGGACGGCTCGTGAGCACCTGGCAGCCCCGCGGGGCGGGCCTCGTGGTCAGCGCGCCGTCCGACACCGAGGTCCTGCTCAGCAGGACGTTCGACGCGCCCCGGCGGCGGGTGTTCGACGCGTTCACCCGTCCGGAGCTGCTTCGGCAGTGGCACGGCGCCCGCGGCTGGCGGCTCACCGTGTGCGAGATCGACCTGCGTCCCGGTGGCGCCTGGCGCTTCGTCTCGCACG
The sequence above is a segment of the Actinomadura coerulea genome. Coding sequences within it:
- a CDS encoding nuclear transport factor 2 family protein; amino-acid sequence: MDAIAWDAPDADHPARRAARASMTAVAEGRKADWLALFAPDALIEDPVGPSFLDPEGAGHRGPEGIENFWNSFISTIAGFRFRVADSFAGGPCCANVATITTTTPDGATMTIDCVLVYTVDEDGRITSLRAHWEPDRAMATLTTP
- a CDS encoding ArsR/SmtB family transcription factor, with translation MGTGTLDTTFAALADPTRRAILTRLTQGDASVGELTAPFAMSQPAVSKHLRVLERAGLVSRGRDAQRRPCRLEARPLREALDWLADFREYWEESYQRLDELLARLEERDGS